Genomic window (Streptomyces cadmiisoli):
CTCCCGGCGGCGCGGCTTCGCCCTTCCCTGACGGTCCGGGAAATTTTCCGTGACGGGCACACCCATTCCGCACGGGCACGCCTTTGAGGCGCGCACGTGAATTCCCGCCGCACCCGGAAAAGGGCAGGGCTAATACGCTGCCACCGAATATCTCCTCTTTGTATACGGTGCATGTGTTAATTCCGCAGGCCCGACATGTTTACGGGATGTTGCGAAGTCCTCACACGGTCGGAGCGGGCCTGGCCGCCGGGAAACCGGAGCCGGTGCGCGGTGGTGGCGCGCTCCGTGTGCAGGGCTGTCAGTGCCCGCGCCCGCTCGCCGTCGCCGCGCGAAACGGCGTCCACGATCGCGCCGTGCTCGGTCCAGGACTCCACGGGCGCGGCCGGAGCGTCCACGGTGTACATCCAGGCGATCTTGTGTCGAAGCTGGGTCAGCATCGCGATCAGAGCCGGGCTGCCGGAGGCCTGCGCCAGCGTCTCGTGGAACCAGCCGCCCAGGGAGCGCAGATCGTCGCTGTTGCCCCTCCTGGCCCGCTCCTGGCCCAGCCGGACGAGACCGCGCAGAACCTTCATGTGGGCCTCGGTGCGCCGCTGCGCGGCCCGCGCGGCGCCCAGCGGCTCCAGCAGCATGCGCATCTCCAGCAGGTCGGCGGCCTCCAGTTCGGTGGGTTCCGCGACGCACGCGCCCGCGTGCCGCCGGGTCACCACGAACCCCTCGGCCTCCAGGGTGCGCAGTGCCTCCCGGACGGGGACGCGCGAGACGCCGTAGCGGCGCGCGAGGAGTTCCTCGGTGAGCCGGCTGCCGCGCTCGTGGACACCGGCAACGATGTCGTCCCGG
Coding sequences:
- a CDS encoding GntR family transcriptional regulator encodes the protein MRIPAHSVCTAIRDDIVAGVHERGSRLTEELLARRYGVSRVPVREALRTLEAEGFVVTRRHAGACVAEPTELEAADLLEMRMLLEPLGAARAAQRRTEAHMKVLRGLVRLGQERARRGNSDDLRSLGGWFHETLAQASGSPALIAMLTQLRHKIAWMYTVDAPAAPVESWTEHGAIVDAVSRGDGERARALTALHTERATTAHRLRFPGGQARSDRVRTSQHPVNMSGLRN